From a region of the Nonlabens dokdonensis DSW-6 genome:
- a CDS encoding B12-binding domain-containing radical SAM protein, with translation MQKDLFLFTPPFTQLNTPYPATAYIKGFLNTKEIDSYQMDLGIEVILKLFSKTGMTELFDHALDQNSIVSENSQRIYTLKDDYIKPLDEVISFLQGHNDTFARQICTDNFLPQASRFDQVDDLEWAFGTMGMQDKAKHLATLYLEDLSDFIVDCVDSHFGFSRYAERLGMSANSFDELYTELQQPLTYVDRITISILKKRLVQTQPKLVVMSVPFPGNLYSGFRCGQYIKNNFPDIKIAMGGGFPNTELRSLKDPRVFEFVDFICLDDGELPLELVTDYVLNNSSKHIEKQEFKRTFVLENGNVTYKNNATKPDYKQLQVGTPDYSDLLLDKYISVIEVANPMHSLWSDGRWNKLTMAHGCYWGKCTFCDISLDYISLYEPVAANVLVDRMEQLIKQTGERGFHFVDEAAPPALMRSVALEILKRNLTVTWWTNIRFEKNFTQDLCHLLKASGCIAVSGGLEVASDRLLKLIDKGVTVEQVAQVTRNFTVAGIMVHSYLMYGYPTQTIQETIDSLEMTRQLFELGIIQSGFWHQFALTAHSPVGMNTKDYGITPHLKEIEFANNDVQFTDATGIDHDKFSEGLKKSLFNFMHGIGFDMSLQEWFDFEIPPTSIEPYYIEDCLNNENFKAVKSNSKIIWLGNLPLIGSFVKTKKGKETLFLNMVFHNKTSSFEIALPEEEGNWLLDQLELCAPNQKTLTFSQLKNSYESNFGVFEPFWYSEELDILRANGLLVL, from the coding sequence ATGCAAAAAGACCTTTTCCTTTTTACGCCTCCTTTTACACAGCTAAATACGCCCTATCCAGCGACGGCGTATATCAAAGGATTTTTGAATACAAAGGAAATTGATTCCTATCAAATGGATTTGGGAATTGAAGTGATTTTAAAGTTGTTTTCTAAAACTGGAATGACTGAGCTATTTGATCATGCACTCGATCAAAATAGTATTGTAAGTGAGAACAGCCAGCGTATCTACACATTAAAAGACGATTACATCAAACCTCTAGATGAAGTCATTTCTTTTTTACAAGGTCATAACGATACTTTTGCAAGGCAAATTTGTACGGATAACTTTTTACCACAAGCTTCACGTTTTGATCAAGTAGATGATCTGGAATGGGCGTTTGGAACTATGGGAATGCAAGACAAGGCAAAACACCTTGCAACGCTATATTTAGAAGACCTTTCTGACTTTATTGTAGATTGTGTGGATTCTCATTTTGGATTTAGTCGCTACGCAGAGCGTCTAGGCATGAGCGCAAATTCCTTTGACGAACTCTACACAGAGTTACAACAACCGCTTACTTACGTAGATAGAATTACAATTTCTATTCTCAAAAAACGATTAGTACAAACACAGCCTAAGCTAGTCGTAATGTCAGTTCCTTTTCCTGGTAATTTATATAGCGGTTTTAGATGTGGTCAATACATCAAAAACAACTTTCCTGATATAAAAATCGCCATGGGCGGCGGATTTCCTAATACGGAATTGCGATCTTTAAAAGATCCTCGTGTATTTGAGTTTGTAGATTTTATCTGTTTAGATGATGGTGAATTACCTCTGGAACTAGTTACCGATTATGTTTTAAACAACTCTTCAAAACATATTGAAAAGCAAGAGTTTAAAAGAACCTTTGTTTTAGAGAATGGTAATGTTACGTATAAAAATAATGCCACAAAACCAGATTACAAACAGCTTCAAGTAGGAACACCAGACTATTCTGATTTACTTCTTGACAAATACATTTCTGTCATAGAAGTCGCAAACCCTATGCACAGTTTATGGAGCGATGGAAGGTGGAATAAACTAACTATGGCGCATGGTTGCTACTGGGGAAAATGTACCTTTTGCGATATTTCTTTAGATTATATTTCTCTATACGAGCCTGTAGCTGCAAATGTTCTTGTAGACCGCATGGAACAATTGATCAAGCAAACTGGAGAGCGCGGTTTTCATTTTGTTGATGAAGCAGCGCCACCAGCCTTAATGCGATCGGTCGCTTTAGAAATTTTAAAACGAAATCTTACCGTAACCTGGTGGACCAACATACGATTTGAGAAAAATTTCACTCAAGATCTGTGTCATTTATTAAAAGCTTCTGGTTGCATAGCAGTTTCTGGTGGACTAGAAGTTGCTTCAGATCGACTTTTGAAACTAATTGATAAAGGTGTAACCGTTGAACAAGTAGCTCAAGTGACTAGAAATTTTACTGTAGCTGGGATTATGGTGCATTCTTATTTAATGTATGGTTATCCCACGCAAACCATACAAGAGACTATTGATAGTCTAGAAATGACAAGACAGTTGTTTGAATTAGGCATCATTCAAAGTGGTTTCTGGCATCAATTTGCTTTAACGGCTCACAGTCCTGTGGGAATGAATACTAAGGATTATGGCATTACTCCACATTTAAAAGAAATAGAATTTGCCAATAACGACGTGCAATTTACCGATGCTACTGGAATCGATCATGATAAATTTAGTGAAGGATTAAAGAAATCCTTATTCAATTTTATGCATGGAATCGGTTTTGATATGTCACTGCAAGAATGGTTTGATTTTGAAATTCCGCCTACTAGTATTGAACCATATTATATTGAAGATTGTTTAAATAATGAAAACTTCAAAGCTGTAAAAAGCAATTCTAAAATCATCTGGTTAGGCAATTTACCCTTGATTGGTTCTTTTGTGAAAACTAAAAAAGGAAAAGAGACCTTGTTTTTAAACATGGTTTTTCATAATAAAACCAGCTCCTTTGAAATTGCTTTGCCCGAAGAAGAAGGAAACTGGTTACTAGACCAACTAGAATTGTGTGCTCCTAATCAAAAAACTCTTACTTTTTCCCAGTTAAAAAATTCTTACGAATCGAATTTTGGAGTTTTTGAGCCGTTTTGGTATTCTGAAGAATTGGATATTTTAAGAGCGAATGGTCTTTTAGTTTTATAA